From Onychostoma macrolepis isolate SWU-2019 chromosome 19, ASM1243209v1, whole genome shotgun sequence, a single genomic window includes:
- the flot1a gene encoding flotillin-1a, with protein MFYTCGPNEAMVVSGFCRSPPVMISGGRVFVFPCVQQIQRISLNTLTLNVKSDKVYTRHGVPISVTGIAQMKIQGQNKQMLAAACQMFLGKSEGEIAHIALETLEGHQRAIIAHLTVEEIYKDRKKFSEQVFKVASSDLVNMGISVVSYTLKDVHDDQDYLHSLGKARTAQVQKDARIGEAMNKRDAVIREANAIQEKVSAQYMNEIEMAKAQRDYELKKAVYDIEVFTKKAESEMAYQLQVAKTKQRIEEEKMQVLVVERTQQIMLQEQEITRKENELEAKVKKPAEAERYRLEKLAEAERLQLIMEAEAEAESIKMRGEAEAYAVEAKGRAEAEQMAKKADAFQHYKEGAMVDMLLEKLPLMAEEISKPLSATNKVTMISSGGSEIGAAKLTGEVLDIMTRLPETIEKLTGVNISQVAQTC; from the exons atgttttacacttGCGGTCCCAATGAAGCAATGGTGGTGTCGG GTTTCTGCCGCTCACCGCCAGTCATGATCTCTGGTGGGAGAGTGTTTGTTTTTCCATGCGTTCAGCAGATACAAAG GATCTCTTTGAACACACTGACGCTGAATGTAAAGAGTGATAAAGTCTACACACGTCACGGAGTGCCCATCTCGGTCACTGGAATTGCACAG ATGAAGATTCAAGGGCAAAATAAACAGATGTTGGCTGCAGCATGTCAGATGTTTCTGGGAAAGTCAGAGGGTGAGATTGCCCACATTGCCTTGGAAACACTGGAGGGTCACCAGAGAGCCATCATTGCTCACCTGACTGTGGAG GAGATCTACAAAGACAGAAAGAAGTTTTCCGAGCAGGTGTTCAAGGTGGCTTCATCTGACCTTGTCAACATGGGCATCAGCGTGGTCAGCTACACACTCAAAGACGTTCACGATGACCAG GATTACCTGCACTCTTTGGGGAAGGCCCGTACGGCACAAGTGCAGAAGGATGCTCGTATTGGGGAAGCCATGAACAAAAGAGATGCAGTGATCAGG GAGGCCAATGCTATACAGGAGAAGGTATCTGCTCAGTACATGAATGAGATCGAGATGGCTAAGGCTCAGAGAGACTACGAGCTGAAGAAGGCTGTCTATGACATTGAGGTTTTCACCAAAAAAGCTGAGTCTGAAATGGCCTATCAGCTCCAG GTGGCAAAGACAAAGCAGCGGATCGAGGAGGAGAAGATGCAGGTTTTGGTGGTGGAGCGCACGCAGCAAATCATGCTGCAAGAACAGGAGATCACACGCAAGGAGAACGAGCTGGAGGCTAAAGTCAAGAAACCAGCCGAGGCCGAACGATACCGGCTGGAGAAACTGGCGGAAGCAGAACG TCTTCAGCTGATCATGGAAGCAGAAGCTGAGGCCGAATCTATTAAA ATGAGAGGAGAGGCCGAAGCATACGCTGTGGAGGCTAAAGGTCGTGCCGAGGCTGAGCAGATGGCTAAGAAGGCTGATGCCTTCCAGCACTACAAGGAAGGAGCTATGGTGGACATGTTGCTGGAGAAACTGCCACTG ATGGCAGAGGAGATAAGTAAGCCCCTGTCAGCTACCAATAAGGTCACCATGATTTCCAGCGGAGGTTCAGAGATCGGCGCAGCCAAGCTGACAGGAGAAGTGCTTGACATCATGACCAGACTGCCTGAAACCATTGAGAAACTAACTGGGGTCAACATTTCCCAG gTGGCCCAAACGTGTTGA
- the LOC131526339 gene encoding uncharacterized protein LOC131526339, which yields MKEHHLQLNLAKTELLVFPATPTLQHDFTIQLGSSTITPSNSVRNLGVIFDDKLTFKDHIAKTARSCRFALYNTRMIRPFLTEHAAQLLVQALVISRLDYCNAVLAGLPSNTVKPLQMIQNAAARLVFNEPKRAHVTPLFISLHWLPVAAHIKFKTLMLAYRTTTGSAPAYLHSLLRIYIPSRNLRSASERRLVIPSQRGSKSLSRTFSFTIPGWWNDLPTPIRNVGSLSIFKQQLKTHLFRQHLTSS from the coding sequence atgaaagaacatcacctgcagctcaacctggcaaagactgagcttcttgtctttcctgccactccgactctacagcatgacttcacgatccagttaggttcatcaacaataaccccatcaaattcggtcagaaatcttggtgtaatctttgatgataagctgaccttcaaagaccacattgcaaagactgctcgatcttgcaggtttgcactatacaACACCAGAatgatcaggccctttctgacagagcatgctgcacaacttcttgtccaggcccttgtcatttctaggctggactattgcaatgctgttctggctggacttccgtcaaacacagtcaaacctctacaaatgattcagaatgcagcggcacgactggtcttcaacgagcccaaaagagcccatgttacacctctctttatctccttgcactggctaccggtCGCGGCTcacatcaagttcaagacactgatgcttgcatatagaacaaccacaggctcagcacccgcttacttgcactctctattaagaatctacatcccctccagaaatctgagatctgctagtgagcgacgcctcgtgataccatcacagagaggctcaaaatcactctccagaacattctcgttcaccattcctggctggtggaatgatcttcccacccctatccggaatgttggatccctgtcaatcttcaagcaacaactgaaaactcatctctttcgacagcacttgacttcatcctaa